Genomic window (Apodemus sylvaticus chromosome 22, mApoSyl1.1, whole genome shotgun sequence):
GCCTGGCAAGGTAGGATGGAGTTTTTGTGATGGGTTCCACCAGGGAATTCTCCAGAGCTTTGGCctgaagccagggctgcacaacagTCAGGTAAGATGTCCCACTGTGAGTAGAGGACAGGGGATACTCTGGCATGACATGGTCTTGTATGACCATCAATGCCATCTTGGAAACTCACACCATCCTAGGTCTTCACTGaaatcccttctccttctccctttagcTTGTGCAACACCAGCAGAGCCCCCAGTGCAGGATGCCTCAGTGATGCAAGAGAGTCTGACGGTGAGGCCAGCTTCTGAGGCAGAGCCACAGGGAGACCTGCCACCCCGAGAGGACACTGCGCTCTTGGAAACAACACCTCTGGAACCATTTGAGCCAGAAGTTGGTCCAGTGCAGCTTCCAAGTTCAGATCCAGCTCTGCCCACATCACCTGATACACAGTCACCTATAGATGTATCTGCAGATGGGTCTGCAGATATGGCCTCAGATATGGCcgcagatgtgtctgcagatgtgtctgcagataTGGCCGCAGATATGGCcgcagatgtgtctgcagatgtATCTGCAGATGGGTCTGCAGATATGGCCTCAGATATGGCCGCAGATGTGTCTGAAGTTGTGTCTACAGATGTGTCTGCAGTTGTGTCTGCAGATATGgctgcagatgtgtctgcagacATGGGTGCCAATGTTTCAGCTTCTGGGCACCTATTTCTACATTCTGTTGTGCAATTAGGTGAACCAGAATGTTTTTTCCCACTGCCTGAGGTGGATATATAGCTAGGACAATTATCTTCTGATTTGTAATCAGCAGTGGTTCCCACCTaacctgtttttatttctttaaagtatctccttttatttgtttattttctttcatattgttgctttgattgttgatttttctttatgtttggattttaataaaaataatctctttatTCATCTTAAATGATATAGTTCATTTCCTAAGTGGTACAATCTACTCTTGTCTACCTGTAGACTGCATCTCTAAGACAAACAGGTCAATCACAGGAAGGGAGCCCTGGCAGGCCACCTGGATATAGGTAAAGCAAGCCACTGATGTTGCAGTAATTGGGCAAATACCAACAGTGGTGAACAGTATAAACTATGTGACTGTGACCTGAAGATCTTGGTCTCAGCAGTGCCCCTAACAGTTAGGGAAACAGATTCTAGAGCCCCATATCACAGCTCATGGACAGAGGTCTctactttctgggttttttgaaaTTAGCAGCATAGGAATCATAAGCACATTCCAACTGACTACTATGGACAGCAGGGGAATTCTTATGCAAAAGTCCCTATGGCATTGTGAGGGACCCAGCAAACAGTACATATCAGGAATTAGGAGATGCTGCCTTCTCGTTCCTGCCTGGGTTTCTGCCCTGTCTTCACTTCATGATGGACAGTAATCTGAAAGTGAGATAAAtcaaggcttttctgaaatggtttttggtcagtgttctaacacagcaatagaaaagaaaactaagagaccCTAGCATCAGGCAGGAGCCCCTAGCTCAATGCTAAGCCAGTTTTATGGCTTGGTGAGCACTGGATTCAGAGAGAGTACAGCTCAACAAAAACTAAGAgcagagggactgaggaagaatcctcatgtcaaactcctgcttccactgacatggacatagagatgaacacagacacacaagttcacacatacaATACGcgtgcacatagacatacacatacacagagatggtAAAATTTCCAGAGTTACAGCTATTATCCAAAGTGACTATTGCTCCAGATTTGTCTATTACATTGATTCAATTTCTCTCTATgccaaatttttcataaaacagatGAAGTATCTAGCTTCAAGCTGGTAGAATGATAAGAAAGACCAAGATGCAGAAACCAGGCTTCCAAAAAATAATATTGTTGGGTTTACTGTAAAAATGAtctcttggggctagagagatgattcagatgataacaacactggctgctcttctcaaggaagacactgtccctagtacccacatggttgttcacaactatctggaagtccagttccagaggatatgagtcctccttctggcctttgtgggcactgcatgcacgtgGTACATAGATGTTCATTACAGGTAAACCATTCATAtacaaaaagcaatttttaaaaaagatctcttATTGATGTCTCCatgatgtattattttaattcctGGATAATTTTCCCAGTGCAGTATCTTACAGCCCTGTGTGGCTTTTAAATGTAATTGGTTAAAATGAAGTACAAACAAAGGTGACATTCCTCAGCTGTTCTGATTGGTATTCAAATGCTCACTAGCTACAGCAGGTAAGGTACATGTGGGCATGCTTTGTCAGGAAGTCCTGTTTCCTCAGTGTTCAAAAAGCAGAACCTAAAGGTGGTcaagcttttctttcattttaagaatttattcatgtgcattagtgttttgcctgcatgtatatctgcacaGAGGGgccagatcacctggaactggagttacaatgggttgtgagctgtcatgtgggtgctgggacctgaacccagaccctctggaagagcagccagtgctgttaactgctgagacatctctccagtgcccactCAAATTTCTCACATGTGTCACCTGGCTTTGACCATTCTCAACTAAACATTTTCTAGCTAAAGTTATACATCCAAAGTATTCATGAGCATCATCATAAAAAATCACTAATTATTAAATAATctaatttgaaaaatagaatataaaaatgcaattttgGAAAAAACTGAGTGTGTACCGCCTAAATTCTGTAATCTGATAATAAGCTTCtaaccatattttattttgtcttgcaaaaaaaaaagcaatctctaTTTTGCACATCCTCAATAGTTTTTCTTTACCAAACTCTAGTGAGAGTgcacatacttgtacacacatggctgcataaacagacagacagacatatatgagacatacatgtacatatgcaaacacacccatatacacatatgcacatatatatgtatacactgaaACTCATGAATACACAAAAAGACACAATTTacccaaacatacatgcacagacacagaaatacatgcttgcacacaccaacacatatttacacaaacatacgtatatacatatatatagacattcatgtacacatgcatatatccagacacacttatatacatatatatacataaaccgagacacacttatatacagacacatgtatatgtatatgtataagcaaatgtatatgcatatgtatatgctaCACATACACGGTCTCACTGAACATGCAGAcaatcatgcatgcacacacatatgcacatgtgagagccaaacacagacacacttcaTCTGTAGCCCATTGGTCCTCCACCATACTGCTGTCCCTGAGCTGTGACTCTCTTTGGAGATGCTCCTCATCCTTCTACATCCATCTTTGGTCCTGATCTGTGATGGGAGAGCTTATCACACATACCTCCTGGAGTTGCTGCAGTGATTACCTGAGATCAGGGCATCTCACTTGAGGATGAATGGgagaaatattactaaatatcAAGCCTTGCGGAGGGAGTAATGAAGACAGGTCCAATGCATGTAATTTCACATTAACCACAGAAAGCAGCTTTCAAGCAGAAATGTGTAATTCATGTGCTTCTGTACTTAGAAGAAGGCTATGACtgataaaaaaaagggggggcttaTACTGGACTTACCTGACCTGTCTGTCCAATGCATACATTTATTGCATCTTGTCTCATCTAATATTGAGATGGGTTCATGGAGCATGCTTAGTTTAGCAAATCAGAACTTGCACGCTCAGATAGAAAAATCCCAGTTGACTAGTAGGTAAGGCAACATCAGTGGGTTTAAGTCCTGGGCTCCAAACCCATCTCTGGGGTGTCACCACATCTTAACATGTACATGTTAGCTACTCACATTGGGAGAACAAGGGGGATCCCAGACACCACCTCTGTGCCTGAGACCAAAAACTCACAAAAAGGGAAGCAGCTTCACTAATGGCCATTTTGACCACTGGGAACATAGTCTCTTGGCATCAAGATTTTCTTAGAGGGACCTGAAACAGTGTCACGATCTGGAGGATGAAAAGACTTACTGAAAACAACAGGCTTCAAAGCTGAGGAAACAGGTTCAGACCAGCTTGCTGTAGAGTCCAGAAAACTTTTGCTCAGGTCTGCTCACTGCTACTGCTTAGTGCTCTTTCTGGAATGTAAGTCACGGGGCTGTGAGGTTGGTGTGAAGTTTGGTGAGATGATgcagttccagtccagacttcctttggtgataagcAATAATGTGAaagggtaagctgaataaatccttgtcCCCAAAACTTGATTCTTTGTCATGATGCTtctgcaggaatacaaaccccgactaagacagttcccattttgatgacttgataccaggaaatgttcaaaggaagaatacataacaaggaacaaagaattggcaaaataacaagaaatgaatacaattaaatgaaaaagaaatgacttAGTTATATGGGGGTGATTTTCCTTGAAGGAGAAAGCAATAATATTCAACAACCATTTTtacaaagatttttaattatgtgaactTAGGAGGTCTGTGTGGATATGTATACATGAGTGCAGTACCCAcacaggccagaggagggcaccccatcccctggagctggagtttcaggtgcttgtgagccagctggcataggctctgggaaagaactcagctcctctggaagagcagtagatgaccttaaccactgagctatttccccagccaACCTCAACACCTCTTTTCAAGCTAAAAATCTCACTATAACTCCTGGAATTAGTAAGTGTCTCTGTACCTCCAGATGCTAGGTCCAGACCAAATAAAAAATCCTAATGCAATGAGAAAAACCCAAGCTTGGGCATATTAAAATACTGCTGCACGTTGAAGGAGAGTTCACAGTCTCACTTTACAAAAACACCTTG
Coding sequences:
- the LOC127673305 gene encoding LOW QUALITY PROTEIN: clumping factor B-like (The sequence of the model RefSeq protein was modified relative to this genomic sequence to represent the inferred CDS: inserted 1 base in 1 codon); this translates as MFSCFWRSSGADHKKAKSGRLGHIWRRWIRPLTHCWRVSPRDPEVCPQNKKKTDSLPKPPRFNYRTTEYIEQMVAYLPTAVRYNDHLSISIFLTVYHKYVTTWEVLDLIMTMYASFQPDSLEDQQTKSDIFSFLSRWFEKFPDSFSKDPDMAVVRRLMTYVKLNVPSEEVHARATELLSVLEEEEAKKLKLEKACATPAEPPVQDASVMQESLTVRPASEAEPQGDLPPREDTALLETTPLEPFEPEVGPVQLPSSDPALPTSPDTQSPIDVSADGSADMASDMAADVSADVSADMAADMAADVSADVSADGSADMASDMAADVSEVVSTDVSAVVSADMAADVSADMGANVSASGHLFLHSVVQLVVQSTXCLPVDCISKTNRSITGREPWQATWI